Within the Miscanthus floridulus cultivar M001 chromosome 2, ASM1932011v1, whole genome shotgun sequence genome, the region CGAAACCAATTATTTTATCAATCTTAATTTCCTAACTACACCTAACACCTAAGGATTATTACCTAGAAAAGTCTATTCCCGTTTCTGAGGACAACGCTGATGATGATGGAAACCATGATGATAATGGTGAAGATTCTTCTATTTTTCCTGGTAAGTGCTCTTAGTTGACGTAGTGAGTGAAACCTAATTATCTGTTTCCTTGAATACCAGAGTTGCCATGCTCTGGGTATCCTCTACCAAAAAAAATTATGCTTATTTTCCGTTCGCACTAACAATTTCAACACACACCGAAAAAGAGCAAAAAGAGAGTGTGATTGCTAATTGTGCCCCGcggccttggtggtgagcccgaATCCGAACGGGAACAACGCGTCGTACCGCTTGTCGCCGTAGTTCATGGGCAGCTGGTCCACGGACTTGAACCACGTCCGCGGCAGCTTCCCCGTGAACCCGAAGTCCCCGAACAGCACGTCGGTGATGCCCTGCGCCTCCGTGCCGGGCAGCCACGCCGCGACGAGCGCGTCCATGTAGTCCACGTACGGCTGCAGCACAAGCGGGCGGCCCGACACGATGAGCACGACGCACTTGACGAGCCCGCACACGTCCTTGATCACCTCGGTCCCCGGCGACGGGATGGTCAGGTTCTTGTTGTCGCCGGCCGTCTCGGCGTACGGCGGCTCGCCCACCGCCACCACGGCGTACTCGTAGTCGTTGGCGCTCTTGCTCAGGTCGTCCTTGTCCGGGCGCTCCACGTAGTCCACCGTCGTCTTCTTGTCCACCGCCTTCTTGATGGCCTCCAGGATCGTGGTGCCGACGCCGGTGAGGTTGTTGCCGCTCTCGCCCTGCCACGTGATGGTCCAGCCGCCGCACTGGCTGCCCAGGTCGTGGGCGTGGCTGCCGGCGACGAGGACCTTCTTGGCCTTCTTGTCCAGCGGCAGCATCGGCTTCGTCTGCCCCTTCTTGCTGTTCTTGAGCAGCACGAGCGACTTGCGGACGGCCTCCCGCGCGAGCGCCCGGTGCTCCTGCGCGCCGAGCTCCTTGGTGAGGCGCGGGTCCGGGAGCGGGTCCTCGAAGAGGCCCATGGTGAACTTGACCCGGAGGATCCGGCTGACGGCGTCGTTGATGCGGTCCAGCATGATCTGCCCCTGCTTCACCTGCTTGATCAGGTCGGCGACGAACTCCGGGTAGTCGTACGGGATCATCACCATGTCGATGCCGGCGTGGATCGTCTCCTTGATGGAGTGGTAGTAGTGCTGGTGCGGCGGGTTCGTGATGCGGTCCACAGCCTGCCAGTCCGTGATCACAAAGCCCTGCAGTAATGCTATTACGTTAATAAGGAGTACTGAACTACTGATATGATCCAAGTGCAGCACTAGTTGAGCATGAAATGCAAATGTACTGACAGACAGGGGCACGTTTGGTTTGTTCATCAGACAGACACAGACACAGACACTGACCCTGAAGTCCATCTTGTTCTTGAGCGTGTCGGTGATGAGGAACTTGTTCTCGTGCATCTTGACCCCGTTCCAGCTGGAGTAGGAGATCATGATGGAGGAGATGCCCTTGATAACGGCGTTATCGTAGGGCGGCATGTGGATCCGCATCAGGTCGTGGAAGCTAAGCGCCGTGTTGTTCTCGTTGATGCCCCGGGTGGTGCCGCCGTCGCCGACGAAGTGCTTGGCGCACCCGGCCACCTTCTTGGACCCGCCGACGAAGGGGACGCCCTTGGGGTGCTTCGCGGGGACGTCTCCCTGCAGGCCGGTCACCATGTTGGAGGTCATGAGCTGCACCAGCCTCGTGTCCTCGCTGAAGCTCTCGTAGCACCGACCCCACCTCGGGTCGCGGCACACCTGCGTGCGTGCAGAAAACACACCATAACGACGATCAGTATCACATTGCTTGGCACATTCATTCATCTTTCGGCTTATCAGTTCAGAAAGACAGAAATAGCAGTAGTAACGTACCGCGACGCATGGCGCGAAAGTGTAGGGGATGCCGGTGGCCCTGGTCTCGTGCGCCGTGGCCTCCCCGATCCGCTTCACGAGGTGGGGGTCCCTGGTGGCGCCGAGGCCGACGTTGTGGGGGAAGATGGTGGCGTTGTACACGTCGTTGTTGCCGTGCACGGCGTCGATGCCGTAGATGATGGGGATGCCGAGCCGGGTCTTGAGCGCCGCCTTCTGCATCTTGGTCACCATCTTCTGCCACACTGACGCCGACGCCTTCTCCGCCGgcacgctgccgccgccgctgagcACGCTACCTGCACACGCACCGCATTAGTGAGTTAGTATTACGGCAGAACAAGGATCCTatcgccgccggccggccggccaaccGGCCGGTGATGACGAGACGATCGACTACTGACCAACGAAGTACTTCTCGATGACTTCGGCGGTCGCGTTGGCCCTCTCGATCTGCGACATCTGGCCGATCTTCTCCTCGAGCGTCATCCGGCTGAGGAGGTCCTGCACGCGCTCATTGATGGGCTGCTTCGCGTCCTTGTACTTGACGTACTCCGCCGCCAACGCCGCCGACGGCAGTAGGAGGAAAGCCAAGACTAGGCACGCGACCGCCGTGGCCACCGTCGAGCGCGTCATCGCCGTCGTCACAGCAACCTTCGTGGATTCAGTCAGTTGATCTTCTGCATTTAGAATTTTATTAGATCGAAAAGGAGCGGCTATGTAGGTAGGCGAAGAAACTGAAGATCTAGTGCTCTGGACTTACCGGTTGAGCAGAGAGTGACGAAGAGGAGCCGCTATCAAGTGATTGGATTTTATAGAGACTGGCAGGACGTACGCGATCAGTGCATGTCGTTTCCACGATGCGGTTTGTATGTAACAGACTCGAGACCCGATCCGATGGATCCCCGGGTCATCGTCTGGAGGATCGGGGAGAAGACCACAGGGTTTTCCGTTGGATTGGCTCTGCATGAGGGCGCGCGTGTGTACGTGTTTGACTGAAGCGCTTGGCCAATCGTACGAGTGGCCGCGGATCCTATCTCAACTGAACAGTGCAGGATATCTTGCGACAGGAGATGCAGAAATTGGTCGTATCTACTCTCATCAAAGTAGGTTACTTTGGCTATCAACCAGACGGTCCatgatagaaaaaaaaaactttatagCATTGATTTTCCGATCTGGGGTTGACCTTTACCCCACCATCGCTTTATTGTAGCATACCGCGTGTCCACGTGTGATTGGTTAGAGGAGAAAATATCTCCCTCACCTGCCTCCAACTCCGTTTCTCTTCCCCTGTCTGTGCGGGCGCCCCCCCTCCCCCCGCACGAGCTGGGCCCCGCGGCGCTGGTGGCGTTGGCATAGTGCGGCGGCGCGCCACGGGCGAGCAGCGCCGGCGGCCGCGGCTACTGGCCCCCTCCGCGCGAGCTCCTGCAGACGGTCGGTGCAGCTCTGCTTTCCCTCGATCCGTCCGCTCGGTGGTTTACTCCCCCCTCTCTATCCTTACTCTATTTGATTTTATCCTGCATCTATTGTTCTAAGATCAATTCCCCCCTAGGTCTACTATTCTCCCCCTTTTCTCTTACCAATCTAACTgcgatttttttggttttgtAGGCTGCGACCTACTAGGTTCCACTGGATTTTGAGAGCAGGCAGGTATTATGCAATAGACCTGAGCATATGACCATGTCTGTGATATTTGTTTAATTTCTTAGTGTAGGATAAAGATTGAGACCATGTACCGATGGTTTTTGATTTATTGTTTCTATTTTGGTCATGTACAACGATGAATACAATTTCCTATTCCTGTTATGTTTTGCTTTGAGACAAATTGCTAGTGCTGTGATGATTGCAGCATAAATTATGTTTGATGTTTCATGCAATTATCATGGTCTACCTTTCCACATTacatctctttctctctttttttgatGATTGAGGCAATGCTCACAGCTGAACCAACCATCATGCCCAAAGTTGATGTTGTACATGCATAGgctagggataaaagcgacgtagttgtttaatgttctaggcgttgatgaagattttgccgtcgatggtcttgagcttgtaggtgccctgtcggagcacctccgcgatgacgtatggtccctcccacggcggagagagcttctggtggttcttgttgctctggacgaggcggagcaccaagttctcgacgttgaaggcccgaccccgcaccCGACGGCCGTCGTACCGACGCAAcgtttgctggtacttggccgagcagaggagggcaacgtcgtGCGCTTTATCGAGCTGTTCCATGGTGTCCTCGTCGTATGCCCTAACCCTCGGCGCTCCGTAGTCAAGGTCGGTTGGCAGGAccgcctcggaaccgtagaccatgaagaaaggtgtgtagtcgGTCGCCCGGCTGGAGGTCGTCCTCAAGCTCCAGAGTACCGCGAGAAGCTCCGCAACCCATCATCCACCAAATTTGTTtagccggttgaagatcctaggcttaaggccttgcaaGACCATGACGTTCGCGCGCTCAACCTGTCCATTCGTGTgggggtgcgccacggtggcccaatcgatgcGAATGTGGTAGTCATCACAGAATCGGAGGAATTTCTTTctggtgaactgtgtgccgttgtctgtgatgatagaGTTTAGGACTCTAAAGTggtggacgatgtcaaggaaaaaTTGCACgtcttgctcagatttgatcacggagatcggttgagcctctatccattttgtaaacttgtccacaacgacaagcaagtgcgtgtagcccccgagcgctcTTTTGAGGGGTTCAACTAGAataagcccccagaccacgaacgaCCACGTGATAGAGATCATCTGGAGCGCTTGGGCTAGTAGGTGGGTTTGACGagcgtagtactaacaccctttgcAGGTGTGCATAATTTGCTCGGCGTCAGCCACCacggttggccaatagaaaccctgtcggaacATGTTTCGGACCAAGGTTCTGGGTGcggtgtaggatctctggttagcctagagggggagtgaataggcctgtcaaaacaaacacttaaactttcatcaaattctacctgcggcactgccgctctgaccTCGCGGCATTGCCGGACAGCGGCACTGTCGGGCCAGAAAAGCGGCACTAttgcacctgcagacaacttcgagtcacagttcaaaatcactGAATGTAAACTTTAATTGaagaaatttcttagcttcctacagGTATGAGATTCACAGATTAAGAGCTggaagtggtaggaacacaacacacaagtagatcgaccacaaaccctagaaatcacctcaacaacaatataaaatacaaatgatgtaaatcaagcacaaggtgacatgatgatttaacccgtggttcagctcaccaccaaggcttgcaaCCCTTCctagttctcaagtcaagagactcaactcttgagatgaggggtgaatttactagctttaagaggtggttacaaaccttctggggctgccacataagt harbors:
- the LOC136518427 gene encoding uncharacterized protein, producing the protein MTRSTVATAVACLVLAFLLLPSAALAAEYVKYKDAKQPINERVQDLLSRMTLEEKIGQMSQIERANATAEVIEKYFVGSVLSGGGSVPAEKASASVWQKMVTKMQKAALKTRLGIPIIYGIDAVHGNNDVYNATIFPHNVGLGATRDPHLVKRIGEATAHETRATGIPYTFAPCVAVCRDPRWGRCYESFSEDTRLVQLMTSNMVTGLQGDVPAKHPKGVPFVGGSKKVAGCAKHFVGDGGTTRGINENNTALSFHDLMRIHMPPYDNAVIKGISSIMISYSSWNGVKMHENKFLITDTLKNKMDFRGFVITDWQAVDRITNPPHQHYYHSIKETIHAGIDMVMIPYDYPEFVADLIKQVKQGQIMLDRINDAVSRILRVKFTMGLFEDPLPDPRLTKELGAQEHRALAREAVRKSLVLLKNSKKGQTKPMLPLDKKAKKVLVAGSHAHDLGSQCGGWTITWQGESGNNLTGVGTTILEAIKKAVDKKTTVDYVERPDKDDLSKSANDYEYAVVAVGEPPYAETAGDNKNLTIPSPGTEVIKDVCGLVKCVVLIVSGRPLVLQPYVDYMDALVAAWLPGTEAQGITDVLFGDFGFTGKLPRTWFKSVDQLPMNYGDKRYDALFPFGFGLTTKAAGHN